ACCAACTCTATTCAGTGATGGAAATCGTTCTCAACAGCGTACTATGGAGAGGAACAAATTTGCTGCGTTGAATAGAGAAGTACAATTATACCGTTACAGATTAACTCTGTATCGTTAAATTCGTAAAATTTATATCTGATGCGATAGTAAAGACCCTGTTTCACAGGGCCTTTTTAATTAGTTAACTCCATTTTTGGAGTTAACATACGAGGCAACTGTTCGGGTTTTAAGGGGAAAGGCGTGGCGACCAAAGCTGACTTACGGTGTCGAGGTGCACCTGAAAGTTGAACGATCTACCACGCCCAAATTCAAATGCTATCTCTTCATTCTTTAATCCTCAAAATGGATGATGTAAACATACGAGAAAGTTGAATTAGTTAAGCAAGGCTGCGGCAAAATCCTGACCGTTAAATGGTCTTAAATCTTCCATTTTTTCGCCCAGGCCAATAAAGGTGATGGGTATGTTGTGTTCTAGGGCTATGGCCACTACAACCCCGCCTTTGGCAGTGCCATCCAACTTGGTCAGCACTATTTCGTCAATCGGTACAGCCTCAGAAAATAACTGGGTCTGAGAGAGGGCATTCTGGCCTGTGGTCGCATCAAGAACCAGGATGGTTCGATGTGGTGCGCCCGGACATTTTTTGTTCAGGACTCTTTTTATTTTTTTCAGCTCCTCCATGAGATTGACTTTGGTATGGAGTCTGCCGGCTGTATCCACAAACACAATATCATAACCCTGATCCATGGCCTTGTCTAAGGCTTCATAGGCCACCGCAGCCGGGTCAGATCCATGTTCTTTAGCATAAAAGCCAGCCCCTACTCTGCCTGCCCAGATTTTGAGTTGTTCAATGGCGGCAGCGCGGAAGGTATCACCAGCTACCATCATTACTTTTTTACCTTGCATCTGGGCTCTGTGTGCCAGTTTGGCAATGGTTGTGGTTTTGCCCACGCCATTTACGCCGATCATCAGGACCACTTCAGGCGGTTTGGATACCTTTATTTTTTTGGGTTCAGGAAACAGGGAGGCCAGTTCTTGCTTGAGCAATCCTTTAAAGGCTTCTCCATCTTCAATTTTTTCTTTACGAACTTTTGGCCTTAAGCGCTCTAGAAGTTTTTGAGTGGCAGTAAAACCCACGTCAGCCATGATCAAAATTTCTTCCAATTCTTCCCAGAACTCATCATCAAATTTGCTGGTGATGCTT
The sequence above is a segment of the Desulfovulcanus ferrireducens genome. Coding sequences within it:
- the ftsY gene encoding signal recognition particle-docking protein FtsY, producing the protein MGFFSKIKKLWNRKEEPAPEKTEPSVEEEKISAPKIEEEKVVPEQEPVQAEEKQVIADTDWQKNVRKALENAEPKLSIWLDHLLQGVEKKGDELWARLHFLFENLEVPREEAENFVSKFAHWLDEMDYELISEFRSELQYRLALALDLEDEEDERNRLFLKLSEGLSKTKEQLSKRIDQLLSITSKFDDEFWEELEEILIMADVGFTATQKLLERLRPKVRKEKIEDGEAFKGLLKQELASLFPEPKKIKVSKPPEVVLMIGVNGVGKTTTIAKLAHRAQMQGKKVMMVAGDTFRAAAIEQLKIWAGRVGAGFYAKEHGSDPAAVAYEALDKAMDQGYDIVFVDTAGRLHTKVNLMEELKKIKRVLNKKCPGAPHRTILVLDATTGQNALSQTQLFSEAVPIDEIVLTKLDGTAKGGVVVAIALEHNIPITFIGLGEKMEDLRPFNGQDFAAALLN